In Bradyrhizobium guangdongense, the sequence TGGAGCCCGCCGAGTGGCGCGCGCCTGTTATCTTCAACTCGCCCCATTCCGGCTCGACCTATCCGGACGAATTCCTCGCGGCATCGCGGATCGACCTGCCGCAACTCCGGCGCTCCGAAGATTCCTTCATGGACGAGCTGATCGGCCATCTCAGCGCGCGCGGCTTTCCAACCGTGCGGGTCAACTTTCCCCGCTCCTTTGTCGACGTCAACCGCGAACCGTATGAGCTCGACCCCCGGATGTTCACCGGACGCCTGCCGAGCTTCGCCAACACCCGCTCGATGCGGGTCGCGGGGGGATTAGGCACCATTCCGCGCGTGGTCGGCGACGGCCAGGAGATCTATCGCGACCGCCTCCTGGTCGACGAAGCGCTGGCGCGGATCGAGACGCTGTACAAGCCCTATCATCGCGCGCTGCGCCGGCTGATCAACAAGGTGCATCAGATGTTCGGCACCGTGGTGCTGGTCGACTGCCATTCGATGCCGTCGGTCGGCGTCAGCAGGGATGAGCCGCGCCGGCCCGACATCGTGATCGGCGATCGTTACGGCACGAGCTGCACACCGCTGCTGCCCGACCGGGTCGAGGAAACCATGACCGGGCTCGGCTATTCGATCGGCCGCAACAAGCCCTATGCCGGCGGCTTCATCACCGAGCATTACGGCAACCCGGCGAGCGGGCTGCACGCCGTGCAGCTTGAACTCAACCGCGCCATCTACATGGACGAACGGCGGCGCGAGCGCGGCCCGCGCTTTGCGCAAGTGGCGAGCGACTTCGGCATCCTTGCCGATGTGCTGGCGACCACGATCCCGTTCGGCGATCTCGGCCCGTTCCAGGCCGCGGCGGAATAGACGAACTTCTTTCAACTGGTCGGGGCCGCATCCGGCGCGGGCGCGCTTTCGCTTTCCGTAGACATGAGCGCGAAACCGAAACAGAGCCCCCAAGAAAAAACAGAGACCCCAAGAAAAAAGGGCCGCTTCTGATGAAGAAGCGGCCCAAGTCTAGGGAGGAAACGCCCAAGGAGGGCAGCGGTAACGCCAAGCGCTACCGCACCGCAACAATATGCGGCCGCGCCGCACAAAGTGCAAGGGCTTTTGAGCCGATTCCCATGCAAAAAGACATGGCTCAATTGCTTCCAGCGAAATCCAGATTCAGCTTCTTTGATAAGGAAATTCAATAGCTTGATAGTCATTTGCATACGAACAAGGCATATAGGGAACTAAGTTCTCAACACCGTGATCGATATTTGGCCAGCATATGGCTCGCATGGAGTGCGGTCGGGGCAATCGGTCTCCGCATCCAAAATACCAGGGTGCAAATCAAGACAGCGCTGCCCGCGAGAGCCGAATTGAGCTAGCTAGATGCGAGCTTCACCCGACTTTCGTTTTGAGGATGCGCCGTGACGGTGATCGACTTCTCAGCCTTCATCGGACGGCTTGCGACCGCCTCCGGCGAAACCATCCTGCCGTTCTTCCGCACCTCCCTGTCCATCGACGACAAGAGCAAGACCAAGGATTTCGATCCGGTCACGGAGGCCGACCGGGCCGCCGAGGCGGTGATGCGGCGGCTGATCAAGGCCAGTTTCCCTCAGCACGGCATCGTCGGCGAGGAATTCGGCAATGAGCGCGAGGACGCC encodes:
- a CDS encoding N-formylglutamate amidohydrolase codes for the protein MTRFDGEVSPAFEIVEPAEWRAPVIFNSPHSGSTYPDEFLAASRIDLPQLRRSEDSFMDELIGHLSARGFPTVRVNFPRSFVDVNREPYELDPRMFTGRLPSFANTRSMRVAGGLGTIPRVVGDGQEIYRDRLLVDEALARIETLYKPYHRALRRLINKVHQMFGTVVLVDCHSMPSVGVSRDEPRRPDIVIGDRYGTSCTPLLPDRVEETMTGLGYSIGRNKPYAGGFITEHYGNPASGLHAVQLELNRAIYMDERRRERGPRFAQVASDFGILADVLATTIPFGDLGPFQAAAE